ataatagctaggacatggaagcaacctagacatccatcagtagatgaatggataagaaagctgtggtacatatacacagtagactattactcagctattaaaaagaatccatttgaatcagttctaacaaggtggatgaaactggagcttattatacagagtaaagtaaatatcagaaagaaaaacaccaatacagtatattaatacatatatatggaatttagaaagacggtaatgatgaccctatatgtgagacagcaaaggcgatacagatgtaaagaacagacttttggactctgtgggagaaggtgagggtgggatgatttgagagaatagcattgaaacatgtatattaccatatatgaaatatatcaccagtccaggtttgatgcatgagacagggtgctcagggctggtgcactgggatgaccctgagggatgggatggggagggaggagggtgggggtttaggatggggaacacatgtacgcccatggctgattcatgtgaatgtatggcaaaaaccactacaatattttaaagtaattagcctccaattaaaataaataatttacaaaaaagGTAATACAAAtgaaacatatttacaaaacaaagacTCAGActtagaaagcaaatttatggttaccaaaggagaaaggtgaAGGGAGAGATATTGGGAGTTCGGGACTTATgtgtacacagtgctatatttaaaatagttaaccaacaaggtcctactgtgtagcgcagggaactctgctcaatattctgtaataacctaagtgggaaaataatttgaaaacaaatagatacatgtgtatttataactgaatcacttggctgtacacctgaaactaatacagtattaatcaactatactccaatccaaagtaaaagaagaaaaaattaaaaaggccaGCCATAGAAATTGTGGGCCTCCAAGGGAAAGGACTCTTTTAGAACTTTGTAAATTCATTCTGGAGAAGAGGAATAAGAGTGAAACTTAAAaaatgggagtggggagggaataattgggagaaataaaagaaacttcaTAAGGAACTAAAAGCACATTGTAGTGAAAGGCAAGAAATGGAAACTGTAAAATAGGGACTAGTTATGCAGAAATATACCAAATTGTTCTTGCCTGTCCATTCTCATATAAGCAGTGAATAATCATTGCAGAGGTGGGCAGCTgatctcaaattttcttttttcccactggCTTAAGCATTTTAACGAACAGTCAGAGATAAAGATACTAGTATTTTGCAGTATTTCTAGAGATGTGTTATAAAAATTTCTTCAATAATATGAAAACttcttaaacttaaaaaaataattggatgCAATAACCCAGAAAATGTCCATTGCACTGTGATGCCGTATTAGCACACTTAAATTCTTCAGTCTTTTAAACCAATCAATTCTTTCAAAACTGAGTAACGTCAAGATTGTGATGATAACAGCAAGGGGCACCTTAAAATCATAATGTTTGATAAATTACAATGTAGGACTcggggctggatgaggcacaggACTACGGCTCCTGAGAGAGACTGGAGAgctgatctgctgctgctgctaagttgcttcagtcgtgtccaactctgtgtgatcccagagatggcagcccaccaggctcccccgtccctgggattctccaggcaaaaacactggagtgggttgccatttccttctccaatgcatgaaagtgaaaagtgaaagtgaagtcgctcagtcatgtccgactcctagcgaccccatggactgcagcctaccaggctcctccgtccatgggatttgccaggcaagagtactggagtgggttgccattgatcTAGGAAGGGCCTAACTTGGAAACTGTAAGCTGGGGCCATGGGAGTGAAAAACCAGGTTCTTATTACAGATCCAAACTAGCCCATGGGGCAACCAAGGCATATGAGAACACTGGAGGTCAAAACCAGGGAAAACCAGAAACCTTGTGGTGAGACAAGAACCAGCCATATCTCTGTATCTCAAGGGAAGCAGAGGAAGAGGAATATGGGTCACCGATGATCAAAACCTGTGCCAGCGAGACCATCCAGCAGTGAGGAGGCCTCAGGAACAGCCACAGTTCCCCACAGATAGGATGGAAGGAAACCTAAACACCCTGCAGGGCAGCTGAGCAGGCGAAAAGAGGAACTGGGGAGCTGTGTGCcgtgctaagttggttcagtagtgtctgactctgcgaccctgtggaccatagcccaccaggctcctctgtccacggggattctccaggcaagaatactggagtgggttgctattcccatctccaggggatcttcctgacccaggaattgaacctttgtctcagctatgtctcttgcatcggcagggtggggcagggtttactactagcaccacctgtacATCTTAAAATGCTGAAGTTCAAAATGTTTCCAAACAGTGCTCAAACCAAATGGACAGAACCACAGGCCACAAATGTGCAGCTCctgggcattcagttcagttcagttgctcagttgtgtctgactctttgtgaccccatggacagcagcacaccaggcctccctgtccatcaccaactcccagcgcttactcaaactcatgtccatcaagtcggtgatgcgatccaaccatctcatcctctgtcgtccgtccccttctcctcctgcccccaatccctcccagcatcagggtcttttccaatgagttggctctttgcgtcaggtggcttaagtattggagcttcagcgtcagcatcagcacttccaatgattattcattcaggactgatctcctttaggattgactgcttggatctccttgcagtccaagggactctcaagagttttctccagctccacagttcagaagcatcaattcttcagcagtcctAGGCATTAAGTCTTTCAAAAGTGGACATATTGCCTTAAGTTCAAGTCATACCCtaatttgaaggattttaagaAAATGTGAAGCATAGTGTCTTTTAAAAACTATGCCCCCTTGAAAGTGTTAACTTGGATTGGAATTTCttaaaacttgaaataaacagcTCTTTAAGTCATATTTTATTACAGAATTTCAATAAAGAATTTGTGTCAAAGTGTAAAGGTAGAAGGCATTAATATTCATTTGAATCTCAGTGACAAGAtgatttttctaatattaatacCTACCTCTACTAAATCAAAACAATGGTTAATAGTTTCAGCCACCCCAGAGATCCATTCTGCTTAAATATTTGGCATGCTGTTAAGTGACTGGATGTTGAAATcctacttccttttccttttctttcatagaAGGAGAATATGGACTGTGCACATCAAAAATCAGTGTCTCTAGGAAGTTGAGGGTTTGAGACAGTCTTCTTGGACACTCAATCCCAAACACATGGAAGGAAGCTATGAGAGCAGCCAAAGCTGTAATACAGTCATCCACCTTTGTGAGTCTCTCTTTttctaaatacaaagaaaattcacAGACATCCATGTTGAAAGGGTTCTTAACTTCTAACACAGGCGTGGACACTTGCACCTGAATAAAAAAGATTACAGTCACTACCCCGTGGTATGTAAAATAGCTCAATAATACAATGTGCCTCAATTTAACCATGATATTACAATAAACGCACTTGTTACAATTAGCATATTTGTAAATATGACAAAACATAACTTTAAAATAGGCCACCATCCTGCTTCAATATATCGTATTAAACATCAAACCAATGATCACTGATGTACTGCATACCTTGTCATTCACAATGACAAAAAGGCTGGAATCCTCCCCAAAAACATCTGGTAGGAGTAAACAAGTGgctgtcatcttcatatctgtcAAAGCAAACATATTTACAGTCCAAGTAAATGTTGTAAGTAAAGCCAGTATTAAAAGGTGTGGTTTTTTGGTTGCTGTTACTTACCTTCTAAAGAACAAACAAGCTTTCTTATATCTTAGTTCccctaatattttttttaaacaacatccCCATGTAGTAAACATTCAAGATCTCCTGTTCTGCCCTCCATATTACAGCCAAGAGGAGGCAAGATTTCTGTACTCTCTGTCCATCTGCCAGAATGATTTCATTGTACTTAACCTGTGGTCTGTAAATTACCTTCTATATGAAATTAACAGGTTACTAGTTTCCTAAATATTATATCACGtatacttttaaaatctattcttaaGCTCCTTCTActtgagaaattattttttcttcctcacGTATTTTTTCACTAAATTCTACAAAATATAGCTTTCCTAATTATCCTAAATTATACAGGTAACTGAGACCAGATCACCCTATCCCCCAGGTTTACTAACGTTTCAACATGTCTTCATCTGTATGCTGTTTCATCTTTTCTTGCAATGCAATATAGATTGGGTTGTCCACCAATGAAAGAGAAGTCAGTATATTTTCTGAATAGGATTCCAAAATGTgccttgttttcttaaaaatatctgttCTTGTAAGAAGCTGGAATTCTCTGAagagctgaaaaaagaaaaagatcacaaGAGAAGCTAACCTATGGACTACAAGGAATTAAATTACTCTGTAGAATTACATTAAGTTTTGAATGCTAGTTTATATACTAGATATTGGATTAATTTTAGTGGAGAAGTAGACgtaagacagaggaggagaaaagagtggaagcctgaaataaacagaaaaagataaatagtgGACATGACAAACATCTAAGCATGCAGAACTAAATCTAGATACAGACTCAAGCAAATGAGGGTAACAAAGTAATTGGGGGAAAgagcaaacaaaaaagaaatccctCCTCAATGAATGCAATGAATATTTTGGCTGTCTGTGTCACCCAGCGGAAATTCTAGGATCTTACACTTCCTTACTACATTGTTGTTTTGGCACtccaggaagaagcacaagaagAAATCTATCCGATTTTAGGAAGCAAACCTTGAAAAAAATCCCTAACCCTATTATCCTAAAGGGAAAAGAGCTTTAGAGACACTGTAACATCAGACAGAAATAAAGGATGAAAAACAATCTACGAGATTCGATTACGAGATGAAAGCAAAACCAGTTAACCTGTATGGAAACCTCTTTACTCAGAATCACTTTTTCCTGCAACCACCTAAATTCTTCTCTTGGGAGAGTTCCAGCACCACTccctcccaattttttttttttttttgacagagtGACATTATAAAACTCATCACCCACACTAAAAGGAATTATGTAGTCATTACTTTCCCTAAAACTCCATAAGAAATAGTTATATGCTACCCACTGGGTCTCATTGCTTCTTGAATGTTTTGGTGGATCATAAATTGCCCAAAGATTAGGTCTGAAAGTTATCAGAAAACTGGAATGCACATCCTCATAAAGGCATAGCAACTCTGCTATCAGGCAACCCTCAGTGGGCACTAATCTGTATTAATACCCTAAAAAGAAACTCTCAGAGAGCAGGGAGATGTGAAGTGAAACACAAGGATGGTAGAGAGTCCACTTTCTTGGGTGCAGAATCTAGgaatttctttaacttttttaaaaaaagagaatttcaggTTGACATTAAAGTTGCAGAAAGAGTAAATAGAGGTCACAAATGGCCTTCATGCAACTTTGCCCAAGGCTAACATttctgactgatttgaaaataaGCTGTAGACAGGATGCCCTCTTAACCCTTAATTCTTCATTGCATATTATTATTCCTTGTACTTAAGAATTACAAGGACACTATCCTACAGAACAACAGCATAAccataaaaatcaggaaaatctAATCCACAGACCCTATTTAAACTTTCCAGTTGCAATCATGCTCTTTACAAATCTCAGATTTAATCTAGGAACACATGAGATTTAGATATGTTTCTTTGGTCTTTCAGTCTGAAACAGCATCTCAGTTTTCCTTAAATTCCTTAACATACTTGAAAAGTAGAAGCCAATTACTTGGGAGAACACCCCCTCATTCCAGGTTCATATGATGTTTCTTCatgatttacatattttttagcCAGAATGCTGGCACTTCTCCATCAGGAGGATGGTTGTTGGTCCCATTATTGAAGATAGTAACTGATTGCTCGGGTAAAATGGAATCTTCCAGgttaattcatatatatgtaataattattaattaaaatacagtTGAATGTATTTTATGGGGCGATCCCTTGAGCTGGTGTAAATATCTTGTTCCTACTGTAATTTTCATCTGAAAGATTTAGCATTCACCAATGATTCTTGCCTCAATCAACCATCTACTGACTCATTTAGCATTTAAAAAGATCAGTATTTCACTGGTATTTCACACACAGTACTCTGCTAGGTACTTTGGGAACTGCCACAATGTTTAGAACAtgcttagctcagttggtaaagaatccgcctgcagtgcaggagatcccggttcaatccctgggtcaggaagacccaccagagaagggataggctacccattcttgggcttcccctgtggctcagctggtaaagaatccatctgcaatgcaggagacctgggttcaatgcctgggttgggaagattccctggagaagggaaaggctacccactccagtatcctggcctggacaattccatggtctgtatagtccatgaggtcacaaagaatcagacacgattgagcggctttcactttcattttttcactttctaacATTTTAGACTATTGGTTTaagaatttttgctttaaaagtatatttcataCATGTGTCAATCTGTCATACTCTTCTAACAGTTAGAGGCTACCAGATATTGCTGTTCCTAGCAACTGAAAGAGAATCAAGCAATAAATAAGGTATGGTTGCTGAAAATGAATTAACTAAAATAATCTATGTAAAGCACTAAGAACATGCCTGCTATGAAATAAACATTCACATGTTCTCTATagacattattattaaaataaaacttcagaCAAAttcttatttcaatttttttttttttttggagtggggggtgaagagaagaaaaacctgtaaaacttttcatttcatttggttTCTTGCACCCATAGCATTCCTTCATGAAATGCGTTCTCAGATAAAACTCTGATGAATCTTTCATTATATACTACAGCCAAAATTACAGTAAAATTATAATAGGACCTTTAATGGCCACCTTAAATAAACTAAATGGAAGGATGTTTGATTTACCCATAaaaacttcatatattttaagaccacttaaagaatctatctgcaatgtgggagaactgggttcaatccctggattgggaacatgccctggagaagggaattggctccccactccagtattcttgcctggagaattccatggacagaggagcctggcaggctacagtccatgggatcgcaaagagtcagacatgactgactttcactttcactttatggaaTAATTTGGGATGATAAAGGAAATagattgtaagtaatgctgcaggCTAACAGCACACTAATAAACTATCTTGATTGTCTAAATGCGTGCAAAGGGAAAATGTTTCCCACTGTCAAAGTCCCCAAAAGCAGGGGGGTGGTGCCTTGGGGCACCACTGGCAACTCTTCACATCTGATGACAGCCAGTGCGTGTTATCAGAATGACTCCAGAAATTCTTACCAAATGCTCCTCATTGTAGCCCCTTGGACCCCACACATTctactgagactcacatccatcatcTTGCTACACAGTCCTGTTACTGCTCCAAGAAGAAAGAGCGAAAAGTCCATTTGAACACACTAATCAGAGTATTATAGGTAAATACAGATACCTGATAAGGGCACTGcaggaaaggaaacattttaagaaTGTCCTTCAGAGGTGTTCTGCCGCCAATCAACTTTCTTCTTATTTCCAAAGTCTGGCTCATCCTCTTATCAATTTCTCTCCAATCCTTTTCTGTTTTCACATATTCTTGCTGGAACCAGTTAATATGTTCATCTACCTCAGGATCTAAACAAACAGCTTCCTcctgcaaaatattttcaaaatatcataTGTTACACGTTTCAGGTGGCAGTTTAACACTCCATGAAGACTTGAATTATGAGCTGTTGTTACATACTCAGTAATGCCCTCATATGTAGCATTATGTTTGACCTTGACTAACAAATGCTGACAATGCTGTGAACAAATCTTTGATGCTGTGAACAAATCAAATAGTTAATTACCAACTATGGAGTTATAATCTGTTCTCTTGACAGATTTAAGAGCTATTCATTTCCTACACACCCTTTTACATGGATATCTAGATTATCCAGAAGTGTAACATGTAATAAGAATGTCATTTTTCCTatgcatttaaattttagaatgcaaaatattaaaaagagataaagTTTTTAATGAaggttttgttattgtttgtgttcttcctttttaaatgcCTATTTGGAGTTATAGTACCAGGCCATATAATCCAAATTCAAAACAAATACAGTGGCTATATTGTGATACTAAATCATGAAGTTGTCAATTATATTCCCTATACATTTGGGTACCTTGGATCAGGTGGGGTGGCTAAAAGGTACCCCACGTATTCTCATTAAAAatctaaagcaaaaaaaaaaaatctaaggcaGGCGGAACAAGACGGCAGAGGAATAGGTGGACATGTAgtgcatctctctccacggatacatcaggaatacaacttcagacacagaagtggatgcagaacaccagctgagagctgacaggagtacctgaccagtggaaaagaatatgcagAACCATGCGAAACttggtaggacaaaggaactagggggaaaaacaggaatgTTTCTAGGAtggacctgcccttggtgggtggaggaactgaagcaggggtccaatccccacatccAGGCAATCgtctgagtcagaggaaaaaCATCTAAGGCTGAGAGtaaaacagctgatctgtggcagcctaaatggattGAGAATTaaacagtccttgctgcagccatacataccccggaCAGGGAGGCAGGTTCCCTagaaggtgcagcagctgggagctggagttttgGGATTGTGGAGCGAGCAATCACAGGGTGaggactcccagcgagggaaagcactctgacagcagtgactcaagaaaacatttattattcttatgttttgacctGTTGTGTAGTAgactcttttggatttttttttacttttttctttttttcccctttgccccctgctctgttgtagttgttgattttattggcactatgaaatctaattaagctcttgagttttttttttttttttttttcttttctcacattttttattgttgttataatcCTCTGCCTCTATATTGGGCTTCTGCAGTTCtaaggagttttcctttttttctctttttctttttttagttttaattttttaagcttattattattttttatacatgtattcctgtgtttgcttttcctactgttcttttcccctttgcaattaatctttaatgtatataaatcttcttcatctaagtttatttaactttgcatacctattctttctttctttcctttcctctcaacatatttgttagttttgttttcattgctttattccccacttggcaccttgcttcagttttattttccagtttgagcTTTAGTTAGtgttgttcttaactggtagatataatcttttatttcctttgtttgctggatcaatctactgtactttattggactgttttgattttgcttattttacagtcatcaagacagtatggtgctggcacaaagacagaaatatagaccaatggaacaagatagaaagaccagaaataaacccttgcacctatgggtaccttatttttgacaaaggaggcaagaatatacaatggggcaaagacagcctcttcaataaatggtgctgggaaaactggacagctacatgtaaaagaatgaaattagaacacttcctaacaccacacacaaagataaactcaaaatggataaaaccctaaatgtaagaccagaaactataaaactcttattagaggaaaacataggcagaacactggatgacataaatcaaaaagatcctctatgacccacctcctggactaatggaaatagaagcaaagtaaataagtgggacctgaataaacttaaaagtttttgcacagcaaaggaagctataagcaaggtgaaaagacaacgctcagaatgggagaaaataataccaaatgaaacaactgacaaagaattaatctccaaaatatacaagcagctcataccactccacaccagaaaaacaaacaacccaatcaaaaagtggggaaagtacctaaacagacatttctccaaagaagacatacagatgggtaacaaacacatgaaaagatgttcaacactgctcattattagaaaaatgcaaaccagaactacaatgaggtatcacctcacaccagtcagaatggccatcatcaaaaagtgtacaaacaataaatgctggagaggatgtggagaaaaggcaacactcttgcactgtggtgggaatgtaaattgatacagccattatggaagacggtatggagattccttaaaaagctaggaataaaaccacatatgatccagcaatcccactcctaggcatataccctgaggaaacaaaaattgaaaaaaacacatgtatcccattgttcactgcagcactatttacaatagctagaacatggaagcaacctagatgtccatcaacagatgaatggatgaagaagttgtggtacatatacaaaatggaatattacacagtcataaaaagcaatgcatttgagtcagaggtggatgaaactagaacctactatatagagtgaagtaagtcagaaagagaaagataaattttgtattctaatgcatatatacagaatcaagaaaaatggtactgaatttaagggcctagatctgatagatagagtgcctgatgaactatggaatgaggttcgtgacattgtacaggagacaggaatcaagaccattcccatagaaaagaaatgcaaaaaagaaaaatggctgtctggggaggccttacaaatagctgtgaaaaaaagagaagcgaaaagcaaaggagaaaaggaaagatataaacatctgaatgcagagttccaaagaatagcaagaagagataagaaagccttcttcagtgatcaatgcaaagaaatagaggaaaacaacagaatgggaaagactagggatctcttcaagaaaatcagagataccaaaggaacatttcatgcaaagatgagctcgataaaggacagaaatggtatggacctaagagaagcagaagatattaggaagagatggcaagaatacacagaagaactgtacaaaaaagatcttcacaacccagataatcacgatggtgtgatcactgacctagagctagacatcctggaatgtgaagtcaagtgggccttagaaagcatcactacgaacaaa
The genomic region above belongs to Bos indicus isolate NIAB-ARS_2022 breed Sahiwal x Tharparkar chromosome 9, NIAB-ARS_B.indTharparkar_mat_pri_1.0, whole genome shotgun sequence and contains:
- the SAMD3 gene encoding sterile alpha motif domain-containing protein 3 isoform X2 codes for the protein METWSVDQVCSWLVEKNLGELVHRFQEEEVSGAALLALNDRMVQQLVKKIGHQAVLMDLIKKYKQKSQELKSPGETAPVTQAERNVRHILARNKALQWTKSYVLPEFPYDVKCMLAEQKCPDHSMRIRIIEFLQADMTKYLEGSLYPSTQQYNDVVNALLQAHPFLDEDGCGFFLWKRALKDRFKYVRRPIEDDEQVMRNKCKFGHRRGQTRKSLADIRFEIKTVQIKEEAVCLDPEVDEHINWFQQEYVKTEKDWREIDKRMSQTLEIRRKLIGGRTPLKDILKMFPFLQCPYQLFREFQLLTRTDIFKKTRHILESYSENILTSLSLVDNPIYIALQEKMKQHTDEDMLKHMKMTATCLLLPDVFGEDSSLFVIVNDKVQVSTPVLEVKNPFNMDVCEFSLYLEKERLTKVDDCITALAALIASFHVFGIECPRRLSQTLNFLETLIFDVHSPYSPSMKEKEKEVGFQHPVT
- the SAMD3 gene encoding sterile alpha motif domain-containing protein 3 isoform X3 produces the protein MPSFYPADNLDNGLIDHRVLKQRRNVRHILARNKALQWTKSYVLPEFPYDVKCMLAEQKCPDHSMRIRIIEFLQADMTKYLEGSLYPSTQQYNDVVNALLQAHPFLDEDGCGFFLWKRALKDRFKYVRRPIEDDEQVMRNKCKFGHRRGQTRKSLADIRFEIKTVQIKEEAVCLDPEVDEHINWFQQEYVKTEKDWREIDKRMSQTLEIRRKLIGGRTPLKDILKMFPFLQCPYQLFREFQLLTRTDIFKKTRHILESYSENILTSLSLVDNPIYIALQEKMKQHTDEDMLKHMKMTATCLLLPDVFGEDSSLFVIVNDKVQVSTPVLEVKNPFNMDVCEFSLYLEKERLTKVDDCITALAALIASFHVFGIECPRRLSQTLNFLETLIFDVHSPYSPSMKEKEKEVGFQHPVT